From Deinococcus aquaticus, one genomic window encodes:
- a CDS encoding c-type cytochrome, which yields MSVLSLILLILIVGAALWLVLEPLRSGQPSDPDAPKREQLRAEQARLYAELAALPADPDSDRRRPDLERRAALTLRALDALPPQPRPAPRTRTLALGALAAAFALTVVGAVTFVPRWQLASLQPSEAANVQATLRLPGLKAQAERTGAAADYLAWGKAAFDSSRYDQAVTAYGNALKLDPRQPEALRRLGILLLTRGEQTGQTLSAEDAQRAALLIRTGAQLAPKEPESQLLLGFALARFGEDDQALAALERYRTLDPSGRDADDLITAIRARQNDSDPALRVYAASCASCHGPSGGGGLGPSLRESALTREAARQIIVQGKGAMPAYPNLSSSDLNALLNLLGSWQDTGGR from the coding sequence GTGAGCGTCCTGAGCCTGATCCTGCTGATCCTGATCGTGGGGGCCGCGCTGTGGCTGGTGCTGGAACCCCTGCGGTCCGGGCAGCCCAGCGACCCGGACGCCCCGAAGCGCGAGCAGCTGCGCGCCGAGCAGGCGCGCCTGTACGCGGAACTTGCCGCGCTGCCGGCAGACCCTGACAGCGACCGCCGCCGACCGGACCTGGAACGCCGCGCCGCGCTGACCCTGCGCGCGCTGGACGCCCTGCCCCCCCAGCCGCGCCCCGCGCCGCGCACCCGCACCCTGGCCCTGGGAGCGCTGGCCGCCGCCTTCGCCCTGACGGTGGTGGGGGCCGTGACCTTCGTGCCGCGCTGGCAACTGGCGTCCCTGCAACCGTCCGAGGCGGCGAACGTGCAGGCCACGTTGCGCCTGCCGGGCCTGAAAGCGCAGGCCGAGCGGACCGGCGCGGCCGCCGATTACCTCGCGTGGGGGAAAGCGGCGTTCGATTCCTCCCGGTACGATCAGGCGGTCACGGCGTACGGGAACGCCCTGAAACTCGACCCCCGGCAACCCGAGGCGCTGCGCCGGCTGGGCATCCTGCTGCTCACGCGCGGCGAGCAGACCGGGCAGACCCTGAGTGCCGAGGACGCGCAGCGGGCCGCGCTGCTGATCCGCACGGGCGCGCAACTCGCGCCGAAAGAACCGGAATCGCAGCTGCTGCTGGGCTTCGCGCTCGCCCGGTTCGGCGAGGACGATCAGGCGCTCGCGGCGCTGGAACGCTACCGCACCCTGGACCCCAGCGGCCGCGACGCCGACGACCTGATCACCGCCATCCGCGCCCGCCAGAACGACAGCGACCCGGCGCTGCGCGTGTACGCCGCCAGTTGCGCCAGTTGCCACGGCCCCAGCGGCGGCGGTGGCCTGGGCCCCAGCCTGCGGGAATCGGCCCTGACCCGCGAGGCCGCGCGGCAGATCATCGTGCAGGGCAAGGGCGCCATGCCCGCCTACCCGAACCTGAGCAGCAGTGACCTGAACGCCCTGCTGAACCTGCTGGGCAGCTGGCAGGACACTGGGGGCCGCTGA
- a CDS encoding ubiquinol-cytochrome c reductase iron-sulfur subunit codes for MPGDPTPAPVRRLTRRALLDRWWLIPVAGTAGAFGYMGWYATRVMTGKRTAGTPDFRAAPPARVAALSNLSGEWAERTFTYAGRPCTVLRVPQDVPGALPDGGSFLIAYSRVCTHLGCNVNLVRDPEILAFAFNYRPPRDEQHPQLGCRCHYSVFDPLRAGEAVFGKALLPLPRVQLQRRGADLWATGIEPAPDFTG; via the coding sequence ATGCCGGGCGACCCCACCCCGGCCCCGGTCCGCCGCCTGACCCGCCGCGCCCTGCTGGACCGCTGGTGGCTGATCCCGGTTGCCGGAACGGCTGGAGCGTTCGGGTACATGGGCTGGTACGCCACGCGCGTCATGACCGGAAAACGCACGGCCGGCACACCCGACTTCCGGGCGGCGCCGCCTGCGCGTGTGGCCGCCCTGAGCAACCTGAGCGGCGAGTGGGCCGAGCGGACCTTCACGTACGCGGGTCGGCCCTGCACGGTGCTGCGCGTGCCGCAGGACGTGCCGGGCGCGCTGCCGGACGGCGGGTCGTTCCTGATCGCGTACTCGCGGGTGTGCACGCACCTGGGCTGCAACGTGAACCTCGTGCGCGACCCGGAGATCCTGGCCTTCGCGTTCAATTACCGCCCGCCCCGCGACGAGCAGCACCCGCAACTGGGCTGCCGCTGCCACTACAGCGTGTTCGACCCGCTGCGGGCCGGCGAGGCCGTGTTCGGCAAGGCGCTGCTGCCCCTGCCGCGCGTGCAGTTGCAGCGGCGCGGCGCAGACCTGTGGGCGACCGGCATCGAACCCGCCCCGGACTTCACGGGATGA
- a CDS encoding GNAT family N-acetyltransferase, translating to MTPIHGPLSFTTGDVQAASTVLQATATQLQARGRTLWPPDRLTPEHLQRHYPPGGWHVAWTDAAATSEPVGCFCLLTSDPPFWPHDPPGEALYLHKLAVHPSAQGQGLAHTLLREAARVTALAGRPWLKLDTDAARPALHHLYDSFGFERCGQRDVFGLTVILYRLPVRRAGGGLG from the coding sequence ATGACGCCCATCCACGGGCCCCTGTCGTTTACCACCGGCGACGTGCAGGCCGCCAGTACCGTGTTGCAGGCCACCGCCACGCAGTTGCAGGCGCGCGGGCGAACGCTCTGGCCGCCCGACAGGCTCACGCCGGAGCACCTGCAGCGGCACTACCCGCCCGGCGGCTGGCATGTCGCCTGGACCGACGCAGCGGCGACCAGCGAACCCGTCGGATGCTTCTGCCTGCTGACCAGCGACCCGCCCTTCTGGCCGCACGACCCGCCGGGCGAGGCGCTGTACCTGCACAAGCTGGCCGTGCACCCGTCCGCGCAGGGGCAGGGACTGGCGCACACGCTGCTGCGTGAGGCGGCGCGCGTGACCGCCCTGGCCGGGCGACCCTGGCTGAAACTCGATACCGACGCCGCGCGGCCCGCCCTGCACCACCTGTACGATTCGTTCGGGTTTGAACGCTGCGGCCAGCGCGACGTGTTCGGCCTGACCGTCATCCTGTACCGACTGCCTGTCCGCAGAGCGGGCGGCGGCCTCGGGTAG
- a CDS encoding vWA domain-containing protein — MPQRTQSAQPTLPTAPLSRRPLPRRTWGALMGASLLLASCGGPAGTPAPTTPTATTMQLNGARVLSPTQVQFGVTPLSGTQTATGTLSNPSVTFSTAGVSGTVSVCGQVSVQNTVTAAVTLDATGSMRSTDPEEKRRAAAKAFVARMTGTSQAAVLSFEASSTPSASMIGSVLHQDLTADQTALNTAIDNATYASGSTNFYDAVVDAVKVASRAGRSNPIVLALTDGIDNSSSNSPDEAIAAAKAAGVPVYAIGLDATGSLDFAEMERIASETGGLFRSNIAAGDLDAYFSQLYNAFTAQGCLELNLAAAPAPGTTVTGTLSVDVSDYGKATSRLSVPFSYAVRDTSAPK, encoded by the coding sequence ATGCCCCAGCGCACCCAGTCTGCCCAGCCCACCCTGCCTACCGCTCCGCTGTCCCGCCGCCCACTGCCCCGCCGCACCTGGGGCGCGCTGATGGGAGCGTCGCTGCTGCTGGCCTCGTGCGGTGGCCCCGCCGGAACGCCCGCTCCGACCACGCCCACCGCCACGACCATGCAACTGAACGGCGCGCGCGTCCTGAGCCCCACGCAGGTGCAGTTCGGGGTGACGCCACTGAGCGGCACGCAGACCGCGACCGGCACGCTCAGCAACCCGTCCGTGACGTTCAGTACCGCCGGCGTGAGTGGCACGGTCAGCGTGTGCGGACAGGTCAGCGTGCAGAACACCGTGACCGCCGCCGTCACCCTCGACGCGACCGGCAGCATGCGCAGCACCGACCCGGAGGAGAAACGCCGCGCGGCCGCCAAGGCCTTCGTGGCCCGCATGACCGGCACCAGTCAGGCCGCCGTGCTGTCCTTCGAGGCCAGCAGTACGCCGTCGGCCAGCATGATCGGCAGCGTGCTGCATCAGGACCTGACGGCGGATCAGACGGCGCTGAACACCGCCATCGACAACGCCACGTACGCAAGCGGCAGCACCAACTTCTACGACGCGGTCGTGGACGCCGTGAAGGTCGCCAGCCGCGCCGGGCGCAGCAACCCGATCGTGCTGGCCCTCACGGACGGCATCGACAACAGCAGCAGCAACTCGCCGGACGAGGCCATCGCCGCCGCGAAGGCCGCAGGCGTGCCCGTGTACGCCATCGGCCTGGACGCCACGGGCAGCCTCGACTTCGCCGAGATGGAACGCATCGCCAGCGAAACCGGCGGGCTGTTCCGCAGCAACATCGCTGCCGGTGACCTCGACGCCTACTTCTCGCAGCTGTACAACGCCTTCACCGCGCAGGGCTGCCTGGAACTGAACCTCGCCGCCGCGCCCGCGCCCGGCACCACCGTCACCGGCACCCTGTCCGTGGACGTGTCGGATTACGGCAAGGCCACCTCGCGCCTGAGCGTCCCGTTCAGTTACGCCGTCCGGGACACCAGCGCCCCCAAGTAA